In a genomic window of Glycine max cultivar Williams 82 chromosome 13, Glycine_max_v4.0, whole genome shotgun sequence:
- the RPS11 gene encoding small ribosomal subunit protein uS17, with product MAEQTEKAFLKQPKVFLSTKKTGKGKRPGKGGNRFWKSIGLGFKTPREAIEGTYIDKKCPFTGNVSIRGRILAGTCHSAKMNRTIIVRRNYLHFIKKYQRYEKRHSNIPAHISPAFRVKEGDHVIIGQCRPLSKTVRFNVLKVIPAGSSSGAKKAFTGM from the exons ATGGCTGAACAA ACCGAGAAAGCTTTTCTGAAGCAACCAAAAGTGTTTCTCAG CACAAAGAAGACTGGGAAGGGAAAGAGACCTGGAAAAGGTGGGAACCGCTTTTGGAAGTCcattgggcttggatttaagACTCCCAGGGAAGCCATCGAAg GAACCTATATTGACAAGAAGTGCCCCTTCACTGGCAATGTTTCCATCCGTGGCCGTATCTTGGCTGGAACATGTCACAGTGCTAAGATGAACAGGACTATTATTGTTAGAAGGAATTATCTCCATTTTATCAAGAAGTACCAGAG gTACGAGAAGAGGCACTCAAATATTCCTGCTCATATATCACCTGCCTTCCGTGTGAAGGAAGGGGATCACGTTATTATTGGTCAATGCAG GCCTCTCTCTAAGACAGTGAGGTTCAATGTCTTGAAAGTGATCCCAGCTGGATCTTCTAGTGGTGCAAAGAAGGCTTTTACTGGAATGTGA
- the LOC106795637 gene encoding secreted RxLR effector protein 161-like, producing the protein MECNPAETLVELNVKLVRSENEASFYGTLFRQIAGSLRFICQSRPEIDFSVGLVSRFMSDPRQPHLLAAKRILRYLKGTLGYGIIFSHQIKEDESLHLEAYSDSDWCRDLVDRKSTMGQVFLLSGSPMSWSSKKQTVVALSTCEAEYIAACSAAC; encoded by the coding sequence ATGGAGTGTAATCCTGCAGAAACTCTAGTTGAGTTAAATGTGAAGCTTGTAAGAAGTGAGAATGAGGCTTCATTTTATGGAACCTTGTTCAGGCAGATTGCTGGTAGCCTGAGGTTTATTTGTCAAAGTAGACCAGAAATTGATTTCAGTGTTGGACTTGTGAGCAGGTTCATGAGTGATCCTAGACAACCACATTTGTTAGCTGCTAAGAGAATCTTGAGATATCTAAAGGGAACTCTGGGATATGGAATCATtttttcccatcaaatcaaggAGGATGAGAGTCTACATCTTGAAGcctattctgattctgattggTGTCGTGATTTGGTTGATAGGAAAAGCACTATGGGACAAGTCTTCCTATTGTCTGGATCTCCTATGTCCTGGAGCTCAAAGAAGCAAACAGTGGTGGCACTATCAACTTGTGAAGCAGAATACATTGCAGCGTGTTCAGCTGCTTGTTAG